In Hymenobacter sublimis, a single genomic region encodes these proteins:
- a CDS encoding NAD(P)/FAD-dependent oxidoreductase, translating into MDTNLPVTSQPRIVIIGCGFAGLRLAKDLADSPVQVVVIDRNNYHNFQPLLYQVATGALEADSIAYPIRKIFAGQQNFFFRMADVERVDTGRNTVVTNIGEIRYDHLVVATGSLTNYFGLDSIERNAMQIKSIPNALNLRSYLFQNFEKALLTEDPAQRQALLNVVVVGGGPTGVEICGSLAEMRKDVLPQDYPELDLKQMEIYLVESGEEVLGPMSKDSQVQAKQYLEDMGIHVRLNMKAQRFESGKLYYSETEYIRTENLIWAAGVNGAAVEGLPEAAVARNKRINVDTVNRVLGFQNVYAIGDVANMVTEEMPRGYPMLAPVAIQQAEQLADNFKRLFQGEALKPFKYLNKGSMAIVGRNRAVVDLPGNRHFGGFLGWLTWLFVHLLTLVGFRNKVVTLVGWAISYFSSDKALRLIIRPYKRNDFKDDKGKPSAQQNASTPQYNPSVPTPTAAVVGG; encoded by the coding sequence ATGGATACCAATCTTCCGGTTACCTCCCAACCGCGCATTGTTATTATTGGGTGTGGCTTTGCTGGGCTGCGGCTGGCCAAAGACCTGGCCGACTCGCCCGTGCAAGTGGTGGTTATCGACCGTAACAACTACCACAATTTTCAGCCCTTACTTTACCAAGTTGCCACCGGCGCCCTGGAAGCCGACAGCATTGCCTATCCCATCCGTAAAATCTTCGCTGGTCAGCAGAACTTCTTTTTCCGCATGGCCGATGTGGAGCGGGTAGATACGGGCCGCAACACAGTAGTGACCAACATCGGCGAAATCCGCTACGACCACCTGGTAGTAGCCACCGGCTCGCTAACCAACTACTTTGGGCTGGACAGCATTGAGCGCAATGCCATGCAAATCAAGAGCATACCCAACGCCCTGAACCTGCGCAGCTACTTGTTTCAGAACTTTGAAAAGGCCCTGCTGACCGAAGACCCGGCCCAGCGCCAAGCCTTGCTGAACGTGGTGGTGGTGGGCGGCGGCCCCACGGGCGTGGAAATCTGCGGCTCCCTGGCCGAAATGCGCAAGGACGTACTACCCCAAGACTACCCCGAGCTCGACTTGAAGCAGATGGAAATTTACTTGGTCGAATCGGGGGAGGAAGTGCTAGGGCCCATGTCCAAGGACTCGCAGGTGCAGGCCAAGCAATACCTGGAAGACATGGGTATTCACGTGCGCCTGAACATGAAAGCCCAACGGTTTGAGAGCGGCAAGCTCTACTATTCCGAAACGGAGTACATCCGCACCGAAAACCTGATTTGGGCAGCCGGCGTGAACGGGGCCGCCGTGGAGGGCCTGCCGGAAGCGGCCGTGGCCCGCAACAAGCGCATCAACGTGGATACCGTAAACCGGGTGCTAGGCTTTCAGAACGTGTACGCCATCGGGGATGTGGCCAACATGGTGACGGAGGAAATGCCCCGCGGCTACCCCATGTTGGCTCCGGTAGCTATCCAGCAGGCCGAACAGCTGGCCGACAACTTCAAGCGCTTGTTCCAGGGCGAAGCCTTGAAGCCCTTCAAGTACCTCAACAAAGGCAGCATGGCTATTGTGGGCCGCAACCGTGCCGTGGTTGATTTGCCTGGCAACCGGCACTTTGGCGGTTTCTTGGGTTGGCTCACCTGGCTATTCGTGCACTTGCTTACACTGGTCGGGTTCCGCAACAAGGTGGTGACGCTGGTAGGCTGGGCCATCAGCTATTTCAGCTCCGACAAAGCCCTGCGCCTTATCATCCGGCCCTATAAGCGCAACGATTTCAAGGACGACAAGGGCAAACCCTCTGCCCAGCAAAACGCCTCCACTCCCCAGTATAACCCCTCGGTGCCCACGCCTACTGCTGCTGTAGTTGGGGGGTAG
- a CDS encoding alpha/beta hydrolase family protein: MKKLFFLLGVLAPAAVAAQTVPHPLTARDLQQLRDVRDAHFSPDGQWVTYVVSQADTAADKNNADVWMARYDGTRNLRVTTSPDNETSPRFSPDGTYLSFLSSRGEGEEGKAQLWLLNRNGGEAEKVTKLRGSVQDYVWAPDGKRLALIIRDADPDSLTQVQRARKKTPPVIVLDRFQFKQDVDGYLNKQRQHLYVFEVATRKLVNLTPGRFDEYAPAWSPDGRQLVFVSKRGEDPDRHDNFDLYAIDVTPGAQPRQLTTTDVADSAPSNWSGRPAWSPDGKQIAFVEGAPKEQLVYGLHQLAVIPAAGGTPKLLTQGLDRNTLKPQWSKDGKSLYFLLEDDRAQVLARVPATGGKVERVLDGQREITEFELGPKGQVVVVNSEPLLPDEVFAFEKKSLRPLSKQNDAWLKTVQLGAVEPLQAKSKDGTQVSGFLVKPVGYQAGQKYPTVLRIHGGPVSQFAYSFSPEWQVLAARGYAVVASNPRGSSGRGLEYCRAIYADWGNKDSDDALAVVDYAVQQGLADPARLGVGGWSYGGILTDHLIARDKRFKAATSGAGIANVLAGYGTDQYIRDYETELGTPWEHTDVWMRISYPFFHAGQISTPTLFLCGEKDFNVPLLNTEQMYQALQSLKVPTQLIIYPGQFHGISKPSYVKDRYERYLAWYDKYLKTGTATAGGQ; this comes from the coding sequence ATGAAAAAGCTGTTCTTCCTGCTGGGCGTGCTGGCTCCGGCCGCCGTGGCGGCGCAAACGGTTCCGCACCCGCTCACGGCCCGCGACCTGCAGCAACTGCGTGACGTGCGGGACGCTCACTTCTCGCCTGATGGGCAGTGGGTTACCTACGTGGTGAGTCAGGCTGATACCGCCGCCGATAAAAACAACGCCGACGTGTGGATGGCCCGCTACGACGGCACCCGCAACTTGCGCGTCACTACCAGCCCCGACAACGAAACCAGCCCCCGTTTCTCCCCTGATGGTACTTACCTGAGCTTTCTCTCCAGCCGCGGCGAGGGCGAGGAAGGCAAAGCTCAACTCTGGCTGCTAAACCGCAACGGGGGGGAGGCCGAGAAAGTCACCAAGCTGAGAGGCAGCGTGCAAGACTACGTGTGGGCCCCCGACGGCAAGCGCCTGGCCCTTATCATCCGCGACGCCGACCCGGACTCACTGACGCAGGTGCAGCGGGCCCGCAAGAAAACGCCTCCGGTTATTGTCCTCGACCGGTTTCAGTTTAAGCAGGACGTGGATGGCTACCTCAACAAGCAGCGCCAGCACCTGTACGTATTCGAGGTGGCCACGCGCAAGTTGGTAAACCTCACGCCCGGCCGCTTTGATGAGTACGCCCCCGCCTGGAGCCCCGACGGCCGGCAGTTAGTGTTCGTGAGTAAGCGCGGCGAAGACCCCGACCGCCACGACAACTTCGACCTCTACGCCATCGACGTCACGCCCGGGGCCCAGCCGCGCCAACTCACGACAACTGATGTAGCCGACAGCGCCCCCAGCAACTGGAGCGGCCGCCCCGCCTGGAGCCCCGATGGCAAGCAAATTGCCTTCGTGGAAGGTGCCCCCAAAGAGCAGTTGGTGTACGGCCTGCACCAATTAGCCGTCATTCCGGCTGCCGGCGGCACGCCCAAGCTGCTCACCCAAGGCCTCGACCGGAACACGCTGAAACCCCAGTGGTCCAAAGATGGCAAGAGCCTGTATTTTCTGCTCGAAGATGACCGCGCCCAGGTGCTGGCCCGCGTGCCGGCTACGGGCGGCAAGGTAGAGCGGGTGCTGGACGGGCAGCGCGAAATCACGGAATTTGAGCTGGGTCCGAAAGGGCAGGTAGTGGTAGTAAACAGCGAGCCGCTACTGCCCGACGAGGTGTTTGCCTTCGAGAAGAAAAGCCTGCGCCCCTTATCCAAACAGAATGACGCCTGGCTGAAAACTGTACAGCTCGGGGCCGTGGAGCCTTTGCAGGCCAAGAGCAAAGACGGCACGCAGGTAAGCGGATTTCTGGTAAAGCCCGTGGGCTACCAGGCGGGCCAGAAGTACCCCACCGTGCTGCGGATTCACGGTGGGCCCGTTTCGCAGTTTGCCTACAGCTTCTCGCCGGAGTGGCAGGTGCTGGCCGCCCGCGGCTACGCGGTAGTAGCCAGCAACCCGCGTGGTAGCTCGGGCCGTGGTCTGGAGTACTGCCGCGCCATCTACGCCGACTGGGGCAACAAAGACTCCGACGATGCTCTGGCCGTAGTCGATTACGCCGTGCAGCAGGGCCTTGCCGATCCGGCCCGCCTCGGGGTGGGCGGTTGGAGCTACGGCGGCATCCTCACCGACCACCTCATCGCCCGCGACAAGCGTTTCAAGGCTGCCACTAGCGGGGCAGGCATTGCCAACGTGCTGGCCGGCTACGGCACCGACCAGTACATCCGCGACTACGAAACCGAGCTGGGCACGCCCTGGGAGCATACCGACGTGTGGATGCGCATTTCCTATCCCTTTTTCCACGCCGGCCAAATCAGCACGCCCACCCTGTTTCTGTGCGGCGAGAAGGACTTTAATGTGCCCCTACTCAACACCGAGCAGATGTACCAGGCCCTGCAAAGCCTGAAAGTGCCCACTCAGCTTATCATTTACCCCGGCCAGTTCCATGGCATCAGCAAGCCTAGCTACGTGAAGGACCGCTACGAGCGGTACCTGGCCTGGTACGACAAGTATCTGAAGACGGGAACTGCTACTGCCGGCGGTCAGTAA